The following proteins come from a genomic window of Nicotiana tomentosiformis chromosome 12, ASM39032v3, whole genome shotgun sequence:
- the LOC138903215 gene encoding uncharacterized protein, producing MQKEHNFFVIALMEPFQKADHIQRYKRRLNMETAFFKFEWEDMIFFYTVVEWELVMETTQQVTVKVLHHELGQHIMMTFVYAKCSSLERLELWDNLYYIASDMELPWLVGGDFNVVLHEDENIGGLPVHLPEYEDFAFCVNSCGLFDQGCKGSPFTWWNGRPNAECIFKRLDRIFVNFPFQNMMPTIEVGHLIRTRSDHAPLLMTYGEQVTNLVKLFKFLNFWTKHATFMDVVRQNWNVDFIGDPFLMFKHKLKKVKIALSKWSRDTFGDIFK from the coding sequence ATGCAAAAGGAGCATAATTTCTTTGTCATTGCACTAATGGAACCATTCCAGAAGGCAGATCATATACAAAGGTATAAGAGAAGATTGAATATGGAGACTGCTTTTTTCAAATTTGAATGGGAAgatatgatttttttttataCTGTGGTAGAATGGGAGTTAGTGATGGAAACTACACAACAGGTAACTGTAAAGGTGCTTCATCATGAGTTAGGGCAACATATTATGATGACATTTGTGTATGCAAAGTGCTCTTCATTAGAGAGGCTGGAATTATGGGATAACTTATACTACATTGCAAGTGATATGGAGCTACCTTGGCTAGTAGGAGGGGACTTTAATGTGGTATTACATGAAGATGAAAATATAGGTGGATTGCCAGTGCATCTCCCGGAATATgaggattttgcattttgtgtaaactcttgtggtttATTTGATCAAGGCTGCAAAGGCAGTCCAtttacatggtggaatgggaggcCTAATGCTGAGTGTATATTCAAAAGACTGGACAGGATCTTTGTGAATTTTCCATTTCAGAACATGATGCCAACAATTGAAGTGGGACACTTAATCAGAACTAgatcagatcatgcaccattACTCATGACATATGGTGAGCAGGTTACAAACTTGGTCAAGCTATTCAAATTCTTAAACTTTTGGACAAAACATGCTACATTTATGGATGTGGTGAGACAGAATTGGAATGTTGATTTTATTGGAGATCCTTTTCTAATGTTTAAGCACAAACTCAAGAAGGTGAAGATAGCACTATCTAAATGGAGTAGGGATACTTTTGGTGATATCTTCAAATAG
- the LOC104117185 gene encoding B-type cell cycle switch protein ccs52A-like translates to MENPSSGSIHSNQSPPNPNLNPKTPNNNHLIPGFNSYHPSPSRTIYSDRFIPSRSSSNFALFDLPLSSPNSNSTDDSSKAYTSLLRNALFGPDSGPVLPPVTPEKNIGLNGRNLQSIRPNRNIFRYKSETRQSLHTLSPFGLDDQLLPGVSGPSPVKAPRKVPRSPYKVLDAPALQDDFYLNLVDWSSHNVLAVGLGSCVYLWHASSSKVVKLCDLGNDDNVSSVGWAQRGTHLAVGTSNGKIQLWDASCSKRIRTMEGHRLRVGALAWSSSLLSSGSRDKSILQRDIRAQEDYVSKLSGHRSEVCGLKWSCDNRELASGGNDNRLLVWNNHSTQPMLKYCEHTAAVKAIAWSPHLHGLLASGGGTADRCIRFWNTTTNTHLSCIDTGSQVCNLVWSKNVDELVSTHGYSQNQIILWRYPTMSKIATLTGHTYRVLYLAISPDGQAIVTGAGDETLRFWNVFPSPKSQNTETEIGASSLGRTKIR, encoded by the exons ATGGAAAACCCCAGCTCAGGTTCCATACACTCTAATCAATCACCTCCTAATCCAAATCTTAATCCCAAAACTCCTAATAATAATCATCTAATCCCGGGTTTCAACTCGTATCATCCTTCCCCTTCTCGTACTATTTACAGCGACCGTTTTATTCCCAGCAGATCTTCTTCTAATTTTGCTCTTTTTGACTTGCCACTTTCGTCCCCGAATTCTAACTCTACAGATGATTCTAGCAAAGCATATACTTCTCTTTTGCGTAATGCGTTGTTCGGGCCTGATTCTGGACCTGTATTGCCTCCTGTAACACCGGAGAAAAATATTGGTTTAAATGGGAGGAATTTGCAGAGTATTAGACCCAATCGCAATATTTTTCGGTATAAAAGTGAGACCCGTCAATCTTTGCATACTTTGTCTCCTTTTGGGCTTGATGATCAGCTGCTACCTGGTGTTAGTGGTCCTAGCCCTGTTAAGGCCCCCCGCAAAGTTCCAAGATCACCTTATAAG GTATTAGATGCGCCTGCGTTGCAAGATGATTTTTATCTAAACCTTGTGGACTGGTCTTCGCATAATGTATTAGCTGTGGGACTGGGGAGCTGTGTATATCTGTGGCATGCATCTAGTAGCAAG GTAGTGAAGTTGTGCGACTTGGGAAATGATGATAATGTCAGTTCAGTTGGGTGGGCACAGCGGGGTACACATCTTGCTGTTGGAACAAGTAATGGCAAAATTCAG TTATGGGATGCCTCTTGCAGTAAGAGGATAAGAACAATGGAGGGACATCGACTAAGAGTCGGTGCGCTAGCTTGGAGCTCATCCCTATTGTCTTCAGGAAGCCGGGACAAGAGTATTCTTCAGCGTGATATACGAGCTCAAGAAGATTACGTCAGTAAGCTAAGTGGTCACAGGTCAGAG GTTTGTGGGCTCAAATGGTCTTGTGATAACCGTGAATTAGCTTCTGGTGGAAATGATAACAGA CTTTTAGTGTGGAACAACCATTCAACACAACCTATGTTAAAATACTGCGAGCATACGGCTGCTGTGAAAGCGATTGCATGGTCCCCTCATCTTCATGGGCTTCTAGCTTCTGGTGGTGGCACAGCGGATCGATGCATTCGATTCTGGAATACAACCACTAATACACACCTCAGCTGCATAGACACTGGCAGTCAG GTCTGCAATCTTGTATGGTCGAAGAACGTAGATGAACTAGTCAGCACTCATGGTTACTCACAAAACCAAATAATACTCTGGAGGTATCCTACAATGTCCAAG ATAGCTACTCTGACGGGCCATACATATAGAGTCTTATATCTTGCCATCTCTCCAGATGGACAG GCGATTGTGACTGGAGCAGGAGACGAAACACTTCGATTCTGGAATGTCTTCCCTTCTCCTAAATCTCAG AACACCGAGACTGAAATTGGGGCATCTTCTCTCGGTAGAACGAAAATCAGGTGA
- the LOC104117176 gene encoding protein STAY-GREEN homolog, chloroplastic-like, giving the protein MSTLTISLLPSNLNAQKESSLFVYKTRRLSKKSQSIVPVARLFGPSIFEASKLKVLFLGVDEKKHPGNLPRTYTLTHSDITSKLTLAISQTINNSQLQGWYNRLQRDEVVAEWKKVKGKMSLHVHCHISGGHFLLDFVATLRYYIFCKELPVVIKAFVHGDENLLKNYPELQEALVWVYFHSNIPEFNKVDCWGQLKEASSPSSELGKTQMASIATTTTNCNLDLPQPCQQSCTCCFPSMSLISWSSSSSQTGLQTLQD; this is encoded by the exons ATGAGCACTTTGACCATTTCTTTACTTCCATCAAATCTCAACGCTCAAAAAGAAAGCTCTCTTTTTGTATACAAAACTAGAAGACTGTCCAAAAAGAGCCAATCTATAGTTCCT GTGGCAAGGTTATTTGGACCTTCTATTTTTGAAGCATCAAAGCTGAAGGTTCTATTCTTAGGTGTTGATGAGAAAAAACATCCTGGAAATCTTCCAAGAACTTACACACTTACACATAGTGATATTACTTCAAAACTCACTCTTGCCATTTCTCAAACCATTAATAACTCTCAG TTACAAGGGTGGTATAATAGATTGCAGAGGGATGAAGTGGTTGCAGAATGGAAGAAAGTTAAAGGGAAGATGTCACTTCATGTTCATTGTCACATTAGTGGAGGCCATTTCTTGTTAGACTTTGTTGCTACCCTCAGATATTATATCTTCTGCAAGGAACTCCCCGTG GTTATAAAAGCATTTGTTCATGGAGATGAGAATTTGCTAAAGAATTACCCAGAGTTGCAAGAAGCTTTGGTTTGGGTTTATTTTCACTCAAACATTCCAGAATTCAACAAAGTGGATTGCTGGGGCCAACTCAAAGAAGCATCCTCACCTTCTAGTGAATTGGGTAAGACCCAAATGGCTAGTATAGCTACTACAACCACCAATTGCAACTTGGATTTACCACAACCTTGTCAACAATCTTGCACATGTTGCTTCCCCTCAATGAGTTTGATTTCCTGGTCCTCTTCATCTTCACAAACTGGTTTACAAACTTTACAAGATTGA